Genomic segment of Myxococcales bacterium:
CTGTCCGACGGCTGCGGCGGCACGCTCGATTGCGGGAGCTGTTCGGCGGGCAAGAAGTGCGGAGCGAACCAGCAGTCAAACGTGTGTGGTTGTGAACCCACGACATGCGCCGCGGAAGCGAAGAACTGCGGAAGCATCCCGGATGGGTGCGGTGGGACACTCAGCTGCGGCAGCTGCGCGGCACCCAAGACCTGCGGCGGGCTCGGGGTGGCGAACGTGTGTGCGTGCAGCCCGGCCAACTGCCCGCCGATCTATGCGAACAGCTTCGAGGCACCGGCCGACTTCCCGACCGGTTGGGTGGTCTGGCAGAACTGCCCCACCGACACCACCTGGTCCGCGGTTCGCGACGTCTATCCGGCGCCGAACGGTGGCGGCTCGAACCTACGCTTCCACACGACCGGCTTCGTTTCGAGCTGCCAGTATCCGGGTCTCTACGCCCAGAGCCCCGCCATCGCGGCTCTTCCGGGGCGCACTTATCGTGTGCTCGGTACGAGTCGCAACGCGGCCAGCATCGGTGCGACCGGCGTGTTGTTCTTCGACTCCGCAGATCAGCAGGTCGGGGCAGGGCAGGTCGCGTGGTCGTCGGACGCCTGGCAGTACAACGACGATCCCGTGTTGGTAGCCACCTCGCCGCCGAACACCAAGACCCTGCGCGTGAGGCTGGCTCTGCAGACTCCGTCGGAGTTCGCCGATTTCGATCTGCTCGAGGTGTACCTGGAGCCGCTGTGAACGCCCCGCCGATCGAGCCCATGGATCGGCATGCGGCGCCCTTGCGGCACGCTCACTTCAGCAGTGGCAGCGCACGCCGGAGACCGCGCAGTGCGTGGCATCCGTCCCCGATCAAATCGAGATAGGTCTGCTGGCGATCTTTCCGAATCGAGTCGAGCCGCTCGTAGACCCCGCCGCCGATCAGCTGACCGGCGGCATCGACCTCGTCCGCGGCCGCCATCCTCACGGTCTGGTCAATCTTCTTCCCGCCCTCGGTCTCCGGCAGGGTGAGGCCCAGGCTTCGGGCGAGGGTGAGCGTCTCGACCAGATGGCCAAAGAACTTCTGCTGCTGCAGCCGGATCAACAGCCCCTGTTCGGGATGGCGCGCGAGCAAGCTGGCGTAGGCCGGACGCTCCAGCTCGTAGCGATACAGCAACACACCGAGTTGCCTGCGCATGCGGCGTTTGTCGTCCTCGCTCCCGCGGACGGCGACCGCGCTCAGCAGCGCTTGCACCAGGTGCAGGCCGCCGCAGCTGTGGCCGTAGATGCCGGACTTCTCGCGTTTGGCGGCGTTGAGCGGGCTGCCTTCGTCGAAGGCTTTGTCCGGTGGGCCTGAGTATCCCTCGACGATCTTTTGATCCGCCTCCAGTCGCGCGAGACCCTGCTCGATCAGGGGCGACAGCAGGGCCGTCGCGGTCGTGTCCTTCGGCTCGCGCTCGACGCCCGACGCGAGCGCCGAGATTTGCCAGGCCACGTGGTGAAAGTCGGCGTCCGTCTTGGGGGGCTGGGCAAGAATTCGCAGATCCGCGACCAGGCGGCGCAGCGTGACCTTCTCCCCGGTCGACGTGGCGAAGCTCGCGTCGAACGGAACGCCGAGCTCGAGCAAGGTCTTCACGAGCAGGAAGCGATGCGGTTCCACCGGCTCGTCGGCCTTCGTCTCCGGGAACAGCCAGAGTTTCTCGCCGCCGATCTCCTTCGGCTCGGCGAAGCTGACGATCACCGTCGTCGCCGACCGGCCGTCCGCCGCCGCGAATTCGGGGCCGAACGCCACGAGACCGTGAGCGAGCGCCCATGGGCTCTTGGGAGCTGCCGCGCCCTTTTGCACCGCGAGCGTCAGGCTGTTGATCGTGGCTTCGACCTCGGCCTTCGTGGCCGCCCGGGGTGGCGCGAGCTGTGGACCAATCGGCGGTCCGGGGACACTGCTCGCCGGCAGGCTTTCGGGTCGGCGCTTTGGGCCTTCCCGGGTGACGCCGAAATACACGCCGGCCGCAGCAGCAGCGACGAACAACACCAAAAAGCCCCGGGAGCGCTCCGACACGGCCGCCGGAGTATGGGGATTCTTTCGCGGTGCGTCAGCCCTTTTTCCAGTCACACCCGAAGCGCGGTGCAAGGCCCGATGTGGGGGCGTGTCAGTGGAGAGGATGGCGCGCCTGGCGCTACCTCAACCCTTGGAGGCCTCATGCTGCGGACGATTGGACTCTCGGCTCTGATGCTCGTGCTCGGTGGCTGTGGTGGTGGGGACGATGGCGGCGGCTCGAGCGCGAGCACCGGAGGCCAGAGCGCCGGCGGCGGCGGCGGCGGTGGTATCGCCGTCGGCGGTGGCTCTGCGGTGGGCGGCACGAGCAATGGCGGCGCTGCGGGCGAGGGCGCCGGCGGTGGGGGTGCAGTCGGTGGGGATCCGGGTGTGGGCGGTTCGTCCAACGGTTGCAACAACGACACGAAACACTCGCTCATCGGCAACCGCATCGTCGCGGACGTGACCTGGGCCGCCAAGACCGGGATCTCCGCCGGCAGCGGCAAGATGTACATCTGGACGCGCACCGCTCTAGACTTTGGTGAGGTGAACCCGGCGACCGGCGAGATCCCAGCGACGGGTGAGGTGACACCCTGTGGCAGCTCCATTCCGCCGCTGAGCAAGACGGCCATCGCGGGGGGCGGTCAGGTGCAAACCGTGATCCCGGATGCGGTCTGGGACAAACCCGGCATGCCCAAGTTCAAGGCCACCGGTTCGCTCTCCGGTTTCGACATCGGCGCGACCATCACGATGGATCCCATCGTATCGCTGGTCGGGCTCTCGATGAACGATCCCACCGGCCCCTGGCCGTCGTCCGCCAAACAGATCACGAGCGTGGACCCTGACTCCGACGGACAGCCCGGGATCTTGGCGCTGCCACGCACCGATCCACCGTTCTCGGCGCCGCCCACGAGTTTGTTCGAGGCGCTGAACCCGAGCGGCAAACGGGCCTCGGAGATCTACATCGTCACCCGCACCTCGTTCCAGATCTCCGGTGCGCGCGACAGCTGCACGAGCGCATCCGGCGGAGCGACGGTGCAACTGTTGGACAACCACGTCGTCGGCTGCAAGAGGAACGACGGGAAGATCTGCTCCGCGGGCGAGTCGGATTTCATCGACCAGAATCAGCCAAAGTTCACAGTCCAGAGCGCGGCCTACCAGATGGTTCAGCTCGCGCCAGGGGCGACGTGCGCCGACGTGCGCGCGGCGATGCCGATGTGAGGCGGTCACCCAGAACGACGTTCGTCTTCGCGCTGGCCTTGGCCGTGTGCGCCTGCGGCGCTGAGCCCGAGGTCCAGCGCGAGGACGGAAAACCCATCGAGATCGTCGTCGACGACATGGGAGTGCCGCACATCTACGCCAGCACGGACGAGGACCTGTTCTACGCGTACGGGTACCAGCTCGCGAGTGATCGCCTGCTGCAGATCGAGATGTGGCGGCGCTTCGCCCGGGGCCAGCGTGCGGAGATCCTGGGCGCCGACTTCAAGGGATCGTTCGGCGCGACCGCGCTCCAGGACGACAAACTCGTGCGGCTGTTCGATCTCCCCCGCTGGGGCAAGCTCGACGCGGAGCTGATGCGCGCCGAAAATCCGGAGCGTTTTGCGCTGCTGCAAGCCTGGGTGAAGGGCATCAATCGGCGGGTCGACGAGGTGCGCTCCGGCGCGGTGCCCCCGCCCTTTGGTTTTGGCAAGGACGAGCTCGACTTCATGCCACAGCCCTGGACCGAGGACGATCCGCTGATCGTTCAAAAGATGATCCAGCTGGGGCTCGACCAGACGTTGCTCTACGAGATCTTGATCACGCTGCTCGGGAACATTGCTCCCGCCACGCTGGAGAGCGCGCGCATCTTTCAGCCGGCGTATCCCACGTTCGCCGTGCCGCCGGAGGATCTGCCAAGCGCAGCCGCGTCCGGGGCGGGCAACACCGGGCCCGGCGTGGGCGAGCAGGCAAAATCCAGCGCCTTGCCCGGGCCGTGGCCCCAGTCTGCCCAGGACGCCGCGGCCTGGCGTCGGCTGATCGCCGCGCCCAAGCCGGGCAGCAACAACTGGGCAGTCGACGGGCGTTTCACCGACAACGGGCGCCCGATGCTGGCAGGCGATCCGCACCTGGTGTTCACCCTGATGGGCGCGATGTACGCGCTGCATCTGAACAGCAAGGACCGCGGGGGCAGCTTCGACGTGGCCGGGTTCGCGTTCGCGCCGGCACCCGGGATCTTCGCCGGCCAGACGCGAGGCGCGATGTGGGCTCCGACGTCGGCGTTCGGCGACGTCATGGACATGTGGTCCGTGGCGGTCACGGACGCCGGAGCGAAGATCGGGGACGAGATCCGACCCATCACCACCCGCGAGGAGGTCATCCCGATCCGCGGCGGTACGAGCGAGAGCATCGTGATCCGGGACGTGCCAGGTCAAGGGGTCCTGTTCGACCCGTCGTTCGCTGGCGTTCCGGTCCCGCTCACCGGCGATGGTCGAGAGGTCTTGCTCGGATGGACCGGGTTTCGCGCGAGAAGCTCGCTGTATTTCCTCGAGCTCGACCGCGCCCAGAACGTCGACGAGCTGGACTCGGCGGTGCAGCGCGCGCCCGAGCTCAGCTACAACTGGCTCGGCGCCGACGCCCACGACATCGTCTACCGCGTCAGCCTCGAGGTACCGAAGCGCAACCCCATCACGGCCGGTCGCGAGCCCTGGCGTCTGATGAACGGCGACGACCCGCAGGCGTTCTGGCCCGGCGGGCAGCTGCCGCTCGAGCAGCTGCCCCACGCCCGCGGCAAACAGCGCGGTTACATCGCCACGGCCAACAACGATCCTTTCGGATTCACCGCCGACGGCGACCCGGGAAACGACCCCTGGTACTACGGCGCGTTCTTCGACCCGGGCTACCGCGCGACGCGCATCGAGAGTGAGCTCGAGCGGATGACCCAGACCGGCGGAATCACGCTCGAGGACATGCAGGCTCTCCAGATCGACTCACGCTGCCTGATGTCGGATACCTTCCTCGAGCTCTTGAAAGAAGCCTGGGCCAAGCGTGAGACCGACCCGGCGCTGGCAAAGTTCAAGGGGCGGCCTGAGCTCGACCGTCTGTTCGAGCTGTTGACCAAAGAGTGGGACCGCAAGATGACGCGAGACTCGGCCGGCGCCGTCGCGTTTCACGCCTTCGCACACTTCACCACCGGTCGTGCCATCGAGGACGACATGATCCCGCTCCTGTACGAGCGCGTGCTCGAGGCGGCGCCGTTCTATTTGCTCAAGGTCGCAGCGCTCGCGCTCGACGGACAGTTCCCAAAGGGCAGCGCGCTGTTGCAGGAAGGGCGCGACGTGATCGTGCTCACCGGGCTCGAGGACACGGCGGCGCACCTCACGGCGCGTTTCGGTGGCGTCGACCCGAAGCTCTACAGCTGGGGCGAGGTGCACGTGACCAGCTTCGACAACGCCTACGGCCTGGGTGTGCCCTTGATGAACGTGCCCAGCGACGGCGGGGAGAACACCATCAACGTCGCGCACAGCGTGTTTCGTCGAGACTTCGTGGTCCCGGACCAATGGGTCAGCGACTACGGTCCGGTCGAGCGCCTGGTCGGTCGCATCGACGACAGCGGCACGCCGGAGGTCTGGGTGAATTTCCCGCTGGGCAACGTGGCCGACCGGGCGAGTCCGCACTTCGACGACATGCTCACCGACTGGGCCGACGGCCGTTACCGGAAGCTGGCGTTTCGTCGCGCAGAAGTCGACGCCCGCGCGGAGCAGCGAAGCGAGCTCGACCTCCCGGAGTGACGCTGCCTTTGTCGCTCTGCTAAAGAGGAGAGCGTGACCCTCCGCGCGCCTGTGTCCAAGCTCGTCGCAGGCGAGTGTGTGCTGTCGCCCGAGACCTCGCGCTATCTGGTCCGCGTGCACCGCCTGCGAGCGGGCGAGGCGTTCGTCGCGTTCGACGTCGACGCGCGGCTCGAGGCCGACGCGACCCTGATCGACGCCGATCCCAAACGCGCATGCGTTCGGTTGAGCGCGCCACGGCCGGCACGCGTCACGTCGCCGCTGCCCGTGACGCTGCTCTGGGCCATCGGCAAAGGCAGCAAACCCGACGCCGTCGTGCGAGACGCCACCGCACTGGGCGTCGAGCGCATCGTGCTGTGTGTGACCGAACGCAGCGTGCCGCGGCTCGACGACCGAGCTTCCGCACGACTCGAGCGCTGGCTGAGCGTGGCGCGGGAAGCGGCGCGCCAGAGTGGGCGCGGCGACCTGCCGCAGATCGAGGGCCCCATCGAGCTCTCCGCGGCGCTCGCCCACCCGCCCTCGGCACGGGGCATCGTGCTCGACCCGAGCGCGCCGACCTCGCTCGCCGCGGCGCTCGACGGCTGGCAAGCGGACACTGCGCTCCGGGTCTTGATCGGACCCGAGGGTGGGCTCTCGGTGGACGAGCTCGGCGCGGCCCGCGCGGCCGGCTTTCGAGGCGTGCGTCTCGGCAGCCTCGTGCTGCGCACCGAGACGGCGGTCGTTGCGCTCCTGGGCGCGCTGATCGCACGCCG
This window contains:
- a CDS encoding penicillin acylase family protein; protein product: MRRSPRTTFVFALALAVCACGAEPEVQREDGKPIEIVVDDMGVPHIYASTDEDLFYAYGYQLASDRLLQIEMWRRFARGQRAEILGADFKGSFGATALQDDKLVRLFDLPRWGKLDAELMRAENPERFALLQAWVKGINRRVDEVRSGAVPPPFGFGKDELDFMPQPWTEDDPLIVQKMIQLGLDQTLLYEILITLLGNIAPATLESARIFQPAYPTFAVPPEDLPSAAASGAGNTGPGVGEQAKSSALPGPWPQSAQDAAAWRRLIAAPKPGSNNWAVDGRFTDNGRPMLAGDPHLVFTLMGAMYALHLNSKDRGGSFDVAGFAFAPAPGIFAGQTRGAMWAPTSAFGDVMDMWSVAVTDAGAKIGDEIRPITTREEVIPIRGGTSESIVIRDVPGQGVLFDPSFAGVPVPLTGDGREVLLGWTGFRARSSLYFLELDRAQNVDELDSAVQRAPELSYNWLGADAHDIVYRVSLEVPKRNPITAGREPWRLMNGDDPQAFWPGGQLPLEQLPHARGKQRGYIATANNDPFGFTADGDPGNDPWYYGAFFDPGYRATRIESELERMTQTGGITLEDMQALQIDSRCLMSDTFLELLKEAWAKRETDPALAKFKGRPELDRLFELLTKEWDRKMTRDSAGAVAFHAFAHFTTGRAIEDDMIPLLYERVLEAAPFYLLKVAALALDGQFPKGSALLQEGRDVIVLTGLEDTAAHLTARFGGVDPKLYSWGEVHVTSFDNAYGLGVPLMNVPSDGGENTINVAHSVFRRDFVVPDQWVSDYGPVERLVGRIDDSGTPEVWVNFPLGNVADRASPHFDDMLTDWADGRYRKLAFRRAEVDARAEQRSELDLPE
- a CDS encoding 16S rRNA (uracil(1498)-N(3))-methyltransferase; the protein is MTLRAPVSKLVAGECVLSPETSRYLVRVHRLRAGEAFVAFDVDARLEADATLIDADPKRACVRLSAPRPARVTSPLPVTLLWAIGKGSKPDAVVRDATALGVERIVLCVTERSVPRLDDRASARLERWLSVAREAARQSGRGDLPQIEGPIELSAALAHPPSARGIVLDPSAPTSLAAALDGWQADTALRVLIGPEGGLSVDELGAARAAGFRGVRLGSLVLRTETAVVALLGALIARRDGG